The following coding sequences are from one Phyllostomus discolor isolate MPI-MPIP mPhyDis1 chromosome 11, mPhyDis1.pri.v3, whole genome shotgun sequence window:
- the ING1 gene encoding inhibitor of growth protein 1, translating to MLSPANGEQIHLVNYVEDYLDSIESLPFDLQRNVSLMREIDAKYQEILKDLDEYYERFKRETDATQKRRLLHCIQRALIRSQELGDEKIQIVSQMVELVENRTRQVDSHVELFEAHQEVNDTTGHSGKAGQDKSKNETITQAEKPNNKRSRRQRNNENRENAANNHDHDDITSGTPKEKKAKASKKKKRSKAKAEREASPADLPIDPNEPTYCLCNQVSYGEMIGCDNDECPIEWFHFSCVGLNHKPKGKWYCPKCRGENEKTMDKALEKSKKERAYNR from the exons ATGTTGAGCCCTGCCAACGGGGAGCAGATCCACCTGGTGAACTATGTGGAAGACTACCTGGACTCCATCGAGTCTCTGCCTTTCGACCTGCAGAGAAACGTCTCGCTGATGCGGGAGATCGACGCGAAATACCAAG AAATCCTGAAGGATCTGGATGAGTATTATGAGAGGTTTAAACGGGAGACGGACGCCACCCAAAAGAGGAGACTGTTGCACTGCATTCAGAGAGCCCTGATTCGGAGCCAGGAGCTGGGCGACGAGAAGATTCAGATTGTGAGTCAGATGGTAGAGCTGGTGGAGAACCGGACCAGGCAGGTAGACAGTCACGTGGAACTCTTTGAGGCACACCAAGAAGTCAATGACACCACTGGCCACAGTGGCAAAGCTGGCCAGGATAAGTCCAAGAATGAGACAATCACACAGGCAGAAAAGCCCAATAACAAGAGGTCTCGGCGACAGCGCAACAACGAGAATCGGGAAAATGCAGCTAATAATCATGACCACGATGACATCACCTCAGGAACGCctaaagagaagaaagcaaaggccTCCAAGAAGAAGAAACGCTCCAAGGCCAAAGCAGAGAGGGAAGCATCCCCTGCAGACCTTCCCATTGACCCAAATGAGCCTACATACTGTCTGTGCAATCAGGTCTCCTATGGAGAAATGATCGGCTGCGACAACGATGAGTGCCCCATCGAGTGGTTCCACTTCTCCTGTGTAGGACTGAATCATAAACCAAAGGGCAAGTGGTACTGTCCCAAATGTCGAGGGGAGAATGAGAAAACCATGGACAAAGCCCTGGAGAAATCCAAAAAGGAGAGGGCTTATAACAGGTAG